In Massilia antarctica, the following are encoded in one genomic region:
- the selD gene encoding selenide, water dikinase SelD has translation MSNAPETPIKLTSFSHGGGCGCKIAPGVLSEILKNSTGFPVPKELMVGIETADDAAVYKLNDEQALIATTDFFMPIVDDPFDFGRIAATNAISDVYAMGGTPIMALALVGMPINKLPLETIGQIIRGGETMCAEAGIPIAGGHTIDSVEPIYGLVVLGLVHPSKVKRNADARAGDVLILGKPLGVGVLSAALKKDVLGPEGYAAMIANTTKLNKPGKALSDMEGVHALTDVTGFGLLGHLLELARGSNLTAQLTMSQIPLLPGVEQLAHDGYFTGASGRNWDAYGKDVTLSPSISSAQHMLLTDPQTSGGLLVSCDPGSVDEILALFAREGFESAAVIGEMTAGAPRVQVAA, from the coding sequence ATGAGCAATGCCCCTGAAACGCCCATCAAACTCACTTCGTTTTCGCATGGCGGCGGCTGCGGCTGCAAAATCGCGCCCGGCGTGCTGTCCGAGATCCTGAAAAATTCGACCGGTTTCCCGGTGCCCAAGGAGCTGATGGTCGGTATCGAAACCGCCGACGATGCCGCCGTCTACAAGCTCAATGACGAACAGGCGCTGATCGCCACCACCGATTTTTTCATGCCGATCGTCGACGATCCCTTCGATTTCGGCCGCATCGCCGCCACCAATGCCATCTCCGACGTGTATGCGATGGGCGGCACGCCGATCATGGCGCTCGCGCTGGTGGGCATGCCGATCAATAAACTGCCGCTCGAAACCATCGGCCAGATCATCCGCGGCGGCGAAACCATGTGCGCCGAGGCGGGCATTCCGATCGCCGGCGGCCACACGATCGATTCGGTCGAGCCGATCTACGGGCTGGTGGTGCTGGGCCTCGTGCATCCCTCCAAGGTCAAGCGCAACGCCGACGCGCGTGCCGGCGACGTGCTCATTCTGGGCAAACCGCTGGGCGTGGGCGTGCTCTCGGCCGCGCTGAAAAAAGACGTGCTGGGGCCCGAAGGCTATGCCGCCATGATCGCCAATACGACCAAGCTCAATAAGCCGGGCAAGGCGCTGTCGGACATGGAAGGGGTGCATGCGCTGACCGACGTCACCGGCTTCGGCCTGTTGGGCCATTTGCTGGAACTGGCGCGCGGCTCGAACCTGACGGCGCAGCTGACCATGTCGCAGATTCCCCTGCTGCCTGGCGTGGAGCAGCTGGCGCACGATGGCTACTTCACCGGCGCGTCGGGACGCAACTGGGATGCCTACGGCAAGGACGTCACGCTCTCGCCGAGCATCAGCAGCGCGCAGCACATGCTGCTGACCGACCCGCAAACCTCGGGCGGGCTGCTGGTATCGTGCGATCCGGGCAGCGTCGACGAGATCCTGGCGCTGTTCGCGCGCGAAGGCTTCGAGAGCGCCGCCGTCATCGGCGAGATGACGGCGGGCGCGCCGCGCGTCCAGGTCGCGGCGTAA
- a CDS encoding DUF1428 domain-containing protein, which yields MAYVDGFVLPLPTSNIESYRAMATTCGAIWREHGALQYRECIADDVKPGKLTSFPQSVNLQPGETVVFSWIVYESRAHRDEVNDKVMKDPRMADFMKGTDMPFDGKRMIYGGFDMFLDL from the coding sequence ATGGCCTATGTCGACGGTTTCGTACTTCCCCTCCCCACCAGCAACATCGAAAGTTACCGCGCCATGGCGACCACCTGCGGCGCGATCTGGCGCGAACATGGCGCGCTGCAGTACCGCGAATGCATTGCCGATGACGTCAAGCCCGGCAAGCTCACGTCCTTTCCTCAAAGCGTCAACCTGCAGCCGGGCGAGACGGTCGTGTTTTCCTGGATCGTGTACGAATCGCGCGCCCACCGCGACGAAGTCAACGACAAGGTCATGAAAGACCCGCGCATGGCCGACTTCATGAAAGGGACCGACATGCCCTTCGACGGCAAACGCATGATTTACGGCGGCTTCGACATGTTTCTCGATTTGTAG
- the leuA gene encoding 2-isopropylmalate synthase, translating to MMLQNPSSKYRAFPPVHLTGRQWPDRAITHPPIWMSTDLRDGNQALIEPMSHDKKLRFFEMLIQIGLKEIEVGFPSASQTDFDFVRKLIDEDRIPEDVTIIVLTQSREELIRRTVDSCVGARRAIVHLYNSVAPVFRKVVFGMTREQITDIAVSGTKLVKQLVKQHPQTEWAFEYTPESFSTTELDFSRHICDAVSEVWQPTPHNKMIVNLPSTVECSTPNVYADQIEWMSRKLARRDSLIISVHPHNDRGTAVASAELAIMAGADRVEGCLFGNGERTGNVDLVTLAMNLYTQGVHPGLDFSDIDAVRQVVEECNQLPVHPRHPYAGDLVFTAFSGSHQDAIKKGFAQQKPNALWEVPYLPIDPADLGRSYDAVIRVNSQSGKGGMAYLLEQEFGLSLPRRLQIEFSRAVQAVADASGREIAAKEIHAIFCSEYFDQTSPYAYSAHKMVEDSSSDEPVQIDITLAHRQASLSLQGGGNGPIDAFVNALGLDIKLMDYHEHAIGSGANAKAACYVELRLANGPTMFGAGIDSNIVTASFKAVLSAVNRQLVRAEQEVAVAG from the coding sequence ATGATGTTGCAGAACCCGTCGTCGAAATACCGCGCCTTCCCTCCAGTTCATTTGACCGGCCGCCAGTGGCCGGACCGCGCCATCACCCATCCGCCGATCTGGATGAGCACCGACCTGCGCGACGGCAACCAAGCCTTGATCGAGCCGATGAGCCACGACAAAAAGCTGCGCTTTTTCGAGATGCTGATCCAGATTGGCCTCAAGGAAATCGAAGTCGGCTTTCCGTCCGCCTCGCAGACCGACTTCGATTTCGTGCGCAAGCTGATCGATGAAGACCGCATCCCCGAGGACGTCACCATCATCGTGCTGACCCAGTCGCGCGAGGAATTGATACGCCGTACGGTTGACTCCTGCGTGGGGGCGCGGCGCGCCATCGTGCACCTGTACAACTCGGTCGCCCCCGTATTCCGCAAGGTCGTGTTCGGCATGACGCGCGAGCAGATCACGGACATCGCCGTCAGCGGCACCAAGCTGGTCAAGCAGTTGGTCAAGCAGCACCCGCAGACGGAATGGGCGTTCGAGTACACGCCGGAATCGTTCTCGACCACGGAACTCGACTTCTCCAGGCATATCTGCGACGCCGTCAGCGAGGTCTGGCAGCCGACCCCGCATAACAAGATGATCGTCAACCTGCCGTCCACCGTCGAATGCAGCACGCCGAACGTGTATGCGGACCAGATCGAGTGGATGTCGCGCAAGCTGGCACGGCGCGACTCGCTGATCATCAGCGTGCACCCGCACAATGATCGCGGCACGGCGGTGGCCTCGGCCGAGCTGGCCATCATGGCGGGCGCCGACCGGGTCGAAGGCTGCCTGTTCGGCAATGGCGAGCGTACCGGCAACGTCGACCTCGTGACCCTGGCGATGAACCTGTACACCCAGGGCGTGCATCCGGGGCTCGATTTCTCCGATATCGATGCCGTGCGCCAGGTGGTGGAGGAATGCAACCAGTTGCCGGTGCATCCGCGTCATCCGTATGCGGGCGACCTGGTGTTTACGGCGTTTTCCGGTTCGCACCAGGATGCGATCAAAAAAGGATTTGCCCAGCAAAAGCCGAATGCCTTGTGGGAAGTGCCGTATTTGCCGATCGACCCGGCCGACCTGGGGCGTAGCTACGATGCGGTGATCAGGGTCAACAGCCAGTCCGGCAAGGGCGGGATGGCGTATTTGCTGGAACAGGAATTCGGCTTGAGCTTGCCACGCCGCTTGCAGATCGAGTTCAGCCGCGCGGTGCAGGCGGTGGCGGACGCCAGCGGCCGCGAGATTGCCGCGAAAGAGATTCATGCAATTTTCTGCAGCGAATATTTCGACCAGACCAGCCCGTATGCCTATAGCGCGCACAAGATGGTGGAAGACAGCAGCAGCGACGAGCCGGTGCAGATCGACATCACCCTGGCGCACCGCCAGGCGAGCCTGAGCTTGCAAGGCGGCGGAAATGGCCCGATCGATGCGTTCGTGAACGCGCTTGGCCTCGATATCAAGCTGATGGATTACCACGAGCACGCAATCGGCTCGGGCGCGAATGCCAAGGCGGCGTGTTATGTGGAGTTACGGCTGGCGAATGGCCCGACCATGTTCGGCGCCGGGATCGACAGCAATATCGTGACGGCGTCGTTCAAGGCGGTGCTCAGTGCGGTGAACCGGCAACTGGTCAGGGCGGAGCAGGAAGTCGCTGTAGCGGGGTAA
- a CDS encoding ATP-binding protein has protein sequence MTMSREQYEASLVSDPFNSATRLGYARLLLEENDAAAALVQFELAERQSPGAAALCGKAQALLALERNSDALAAYGRARQQDGFVPVPALEQLQQSARPASGPALSLVGQSANVVPLKPQAPDLVRFSDVGGMEELKKMLRLHIIEPFLRPSLFAKFKKQGGGGILLYGPPGCGKTMIARAIANECNASFVSVGISEVLNMWMGESERNLAQLFEKARAQKPCVLFFDELDALAFSRSKAQSEHSRTIVNEFLSQLDGFERDNRDVLFLAATNMPWDVDQAMKRTGRFARQLFVPPPDAQARKHIINIKLRDVPVEGVDVDALVAATPHFSGADIDGVIDLAKESAIHDILAGNPERPIGPGDIAYALETMQPSTVEWLKTARNLVRYAGSDDSYRDVEKYLKKTKFI, from the coding sequence ATGACAATGTCGCGTGAACAATATGAAGCCTCGCTGGTGAGCGATCCATTCAACAGCGCCACCCGGCTCGGCTATGCCCGGCTGCTGCTCGAAGAAAACGATGCTGCCGCCGCGCTGGTGCAATTCGAGCTGGCGGAGCGGCAGTCGCCCGGTGCGGCGGCGCTCTGCGGCAAGGCCCAGGCCTTGCTGGCCCTGGAGCGCAACAGCGATGCGCTGGCCGCCTACGGCCGCGCGCGCCAGCAGGATGGCTTTGTGCCGGTGCCGGCGCTGGAACAGTTGCAGCAGAGTGCGCGTCCGGCATCGGGCCCGGCGTTGTCCCTGGTGGGGCAGAGCGCCAACGTGGTGCCGCTCAAGCCGCAGGCGCCCGACCTCGTGCGTTTTTCCGATGTGGGCGGCATGGAAGAGCTGAAAAAGATGCTGCGCCTGCATATCATCGAGCCCTTCCTGCGGCCTTCGCTGTTCGCCAAATTCAAGAAGCAGGGCGGCGGCGGGATTTTGCTGTACGGCCCGCCGGGCTGCGGCAAGACCATGATCGCGCGCGCGATTGCCAACGAGTGCAATGCGTCGTTCGTGTCGGTGGGCATCAGCGAAGTACTGAATATGTGGATGGGCGAAAGCGAACGCAACCTGGCGCAATTGTTCGAGAAGGCGAGGGCGCAAAAGCCCTGCGTGCTGTTCTTCGACGAGCTCGATGCGCTGGCGTTTTCGCGTTCCAAGGCGCAAAGCGAGCATAGCCGCACCATCGTCAATGAATTCCTGTCGCAATTGGATGGTTTCGAGCGCGACAACCGCGACGTGCTGTTTCTGGCGGCGACCAATATGCCGTGGGATGTGGACCAGGCCATGAAGCGCACCGGGCGCTTCGCGCGCCAATTGTTCGTGCCGCCGCCGGATGCGCAAGCGCGCAAGCACATCATCAACATCAAGCTGCGCGATGTACCGGTCGAGGGCGTGGATGTGGATGCGCTGGTGGCGGCGACGCCGCATTTTTCCGGGGCCGATATCGATGGGGTGATCGACCTGGCCAAGGAAAGCGCGATTCACGATATTTTGGCAGGGAACCCGGAGCGGCCGATCGGGCCGGGCGATATTGCGTATGCGCTGGAAACGATGCAGCCATCCACGGTGGAATGGCTGAAGACGGCGAGAAATCTGGTGCGTTATGCCGGCAGCGACGACAGTTATCGCGATGTGGAGAAGTATTTGAAGAAGACCAAGTTTATCTGA
- a CDS encoding tetratricopeptide repeat protein — MNDHPVLSPRELSARLLGLIERKRYAQAGDVLAEALAQYPDDSDLLYGSALLDYLTDRRATARATLHSVLSRAPDHVAARSLLATLYQDSEELPAAEAMLLDLLKEYPESGHLYARYAMLMYRTMHLDKAQALAHEALRLDPDDELALIACMMGDLIEGRRGAEQERLSVMMSRHPESLSTARMLITHLLHRGKYGAAKRIAIELLKLYPDSREILALVVDLDALSHWSMLPLWPLNRWGWGASVGLWVLTLLVINGVGRVAPDAVAPLSIGLIAYCVYSWIFPSLLKRWLKRRAGI, encoded by the coding sequence ATGAATGATCATCCTGTCTTATCGCCGCGCGAATTGAGCGCGCGCCTGCTCGGGCTGATCGAGCGCAAACGCTATGCCCAGGCCGGCGATGTGCTGGCCGAAGCCCTGGCCCAGTATCCGGACGACAGCGATCTGTTGTACGGCTCGGCGCTGCTCGATTACCTGACCGACCGGCGCGCCACCGCGCGCGCCACTCTGCACAGCGTGCTCAGCCGCGCACCCGACCATGTCGCGGCGCGCTCCTTGCTGGCCACCTTGTACCAGGATAGCGAGGAATTGCCCGCGGCCGAAGCGATGCTGCTCGACTTGCTCAAGGAGTATCCCGAGTCCGGCCATCTGTACGCGCGCTACGCCATGCTGATGTACCGCACCATGCACCTGGACAAGGCGCAAGCGCTGGCGCACGAAGCGCTGCGTCTCGATCCGGACGATGAACTGGCCCTGATCGCTTGCATGATGGGCGACCTGATCGAGGGACGCCGCGGTGCGGAGCAGGAACGCCTGTCGGTGATGATGAGCCGCCATCCGGAAAGCCTGAGCACGGCGCGCATGCTGATCACGCACCTGCTTCATCGCGGCAAGTACGGCGCCGCCAAGCGCATCGCCATCGAACTGCTCAAGTTGTATCCGGACTCGCGCGAGATTCTCGCACTGGTGGTCGACCTCGACGCGCTGAGCCATTGGAGCATGCTGCCGCTGTGGCCGCTGAACCGCTGGGGCTGGGGCGCGTCGGTTGGCCTGTGGGTGCTGACCCTGCTCGTGATCAATGGCGTTGGCCGGGTCGCCCCGGACGCCGTCGCCCCGCTCAGTATCGGATTGATCGCTTATTGTGTGTACTCCTGGATTTTTCCCTCTTTGCTCAAGCGCTGGCTGAAACGCCGGGCAGGAATTTAA
- a CDS encoding YihY/virulence factor BrkB family protein, producing the protein MKGTRGLRLRILNRRANAYVLGHPLAFAWQTLKGFKANQGLLLAGAVAYYALLSIVPFLMLVVVALSHFIDQAELLSTLGRYLEWLVPGQSKAIVKELSHFMDDRDLVTWVLFASMLFFSSLAFTALENAMSVIFHHRVAIRRRHFLISAILPYCYILALGAGIMIVTLVSGTLQVMGEESVSFLGYAWSLNGVSGVLLYCLGLSGEILVLSSIYLVMPVGRLSLSHALIGGVTAALLWEIARHVLVWYFSTLSQVNMVYGSMTTAIVVMFSLEIGATLLLFGAQVISEYERAGRNEQHKEATPMSTRPAE; encoded by the coding sequence ATGAAGGGTACCCGCGGTCTGCGCCTGCGTATCTTGAACCGCCGTGCCAACGCCTACGTGCTTGGCCATCCGCTCGCCTTCGCGTGGCAGACGCTCAAGGGCTTCAAGGCCAACCAGGGCTTGCTGCTGGCCGGCGCGGTGGCGTATTACGCGCTGCTGTCGATCGTGCCCTTCCTGATGCTGGTCGTGGTGGCGCTGTCGCACTTCATCGACCAGGCCGAGCTGCTGTCGACCCTGGGGCGCTATCTGGAGTGGCTGGTGCCGGGGCAGTCCAAGGCCATCGTGAAAGAACTGTCGCACTTCATGGACGACCGCGACCTGGTCACCTGGGTGCTGTTCGCCAGCATGCTGTTTTTCAGTTCGCTGGCGTTCACCGCGCTGGAAAACGCGATGAGCGTGATCTTCCATCACCGGGTGGCGATCCGGCGCCGGCACTTCCTGATCTCGGCGATCCTGCCGTATTGTTATATCCTGGCGCTCGGCGCGGGCATCATGATCGTCACCCTGGTGTCGGGCACCTTGCAGGTGATGGGCGAGGAGAGCGTGTCCTTCCTCGGGTATGCCTGGTCGCTCAATGGCGTGTCCGGCGTGCTGCTGTATTGCCTGGGGCTGAGCGGCGAGATTCTGGTACTCAGTTCCATCTACCTGGTGATGCCGGTGGGGCGGCTGTCGCTCTCGCATGCGCTCATCGGCGGCGTGACGGCGGCGCTGCTGTGGGAAATCGCACGCCATGTGCTGGTCTGGTACTTTTCGACCTTGTCGCAGGTGAACATGGTGTACGGCTCGATGACGACCGCCATCGTGGTCATGTTCAGCCTGGAGATCGGCGCGACCTTGCTGCTGTTCGGCGCGCAGGTGATTTCGGAATACGAGCGGGCAGGGCGCAACGAGCAGCACAAGGAAGCAACACCGATGAGCACGCGGCCTGCGGAATAA
- the egtB gene encoding ergothioneine biosynthesis protein EgtB, translating into MRDLYDGVRKRSLMLAEPLSDEDCGAQSMADASPIKWHLAHTTWFFETFILERFEEGFAPFHPAFRVLFNSYYNGIGERHPRAQRGVLTRPAMRDVRAYRANVDARVARLLAAQPGAELPQLLELLELGLQHEQQHQELMLTDVKHLLAQNAMWPAYMDSALARAPAAAPLGWIGFEGGLADIGHVDTSFCFDNELPRHRQYVAPFAIASRLVTNGEYLAFIEAGGYREPALWLSEGWDRVGELKLAHPLYWQRDAHGQWHEFTLYGLQPLDAARPVTHLSLYEADAFAHWMDARLPTEAEWEVAAASVPVTAGGLHPAGAQQGGGLTQMFGECWQWTSSSYAPYPGYACAPGALGEYNGKFMLNQYVLRGSSCTTPPAHARASYRNFFPAGARWQFTGIRLAR; encoded by the coding sequence ATGCGCGACCTTTACGACGGCGTGCGCAAACGTTCGCTGATGCTGGCCGAGCCCCTGTCCGACGAAGACTGCGGCGCCCAGTCGATGGCCGACGCCAGTCCCATCAAATGGCATCTGGCGCATACCACCTGGTTTTTCGAAACGTTTATCCTGGAGCGCTTCGAGGAAGGCTTCGCGCCCTTTCATCCAGCCTTCCGGGTGCTGTTCAATTCCTATTACAACGGCATCGGCGAGCGCCATCCGCGCGCCCAGCGCGGCGTGCTGACACGTCCCGCCATGCGCGATGTGCGCGCCTACCGCGCCAATGTGGATGCTAGAGTGGCGCGCCTGCTGGCGGCGCAGCCCGGCGCCGAGCTGCCGCAGTTGCTGGAATTGCTGGAACTGGGCTTGCAGCACGAGCAGCAGCACCAGGAGCTGATGCTCACCGACGTCAAGCACCTGCTGGCGCAGAACGCCATGTGGCCCGCCTATATGGACAGTGCGCTGGCGCGCGCGCCGGCCGCCGCGCCGCTAGGGTGGATCGGTTTCGAGGGCGGCCTGGCCGACATCGGCCACGTGGACACGAGCTTTTGCTTCGACAACGAGCTGCCGCGCCATCGCCAGTATGTGGCGCCGTTTGCGATCGCTTCGCGCCTGGTGACCAATGGCGAATACCTGGCCTTCATCGAGGCGGGCGGCTATCGCGAGCCGGCGCTGTGGCTCTCGGAGGGCTGGGACCGGGTGGGCGAGCTGAAACTGGCGCACCCGCTGTACTGGCAGCGCGACGCGCACGGGCAGTGGCACGAATTTACCCTGTACGGATTGCAGCCGCTCGATGCGGCGCGGCCGGTGACGCATCTGTCGCTGTACGAGGCGGACGCATTCGCGCACTGGATGGACGCGCGCCTGCCGACCGAGGCGGAATGGGAAGTGGCCGCGGCCAGTGTGCCCGTGACTGCGGGCGGCCTGCATCCGGCCGGCGCGCAGCAGGGCGGGGGCTTGACGCAAATGTTCGGCGAGTGCTGGCAGTGGACCAGCAGTAGTTACGCGCCGTATCCCGGCTATGCCTGCGCGCCCGGCGCGCTGGGCGAATATAACGGTAAATTCATGCTCAATCAGTACGTCCTGCGCGGTTCCTCGTGCACCACGCCGCCCGCGCATGCGCGCGCCAGCTACCGCAACTTCTTCCCGGCCGGGGCGCGCTGGCAGTTCACCGGCATCAGGCTGGCGCGATGA
- the egtD gene encoding L-histidine N(alpha)-methyltransferase: MPTSSLAEARDARASGAIVSELTAGLLGKSAAISPKFLYDALGSRLFEAICELPEYYPTRTEAAIVARHGADIARAVGVGTTLIDLGAGNCAKAARLFPLLHPAQYVAVDISYDFLRESIERLQQRFPHIEMTGLGLDFSSHLDLPGVVRPGKRLFFYPGSSIGNYTPDEARDFLRRARDECDDDGALLIGIDLVKDAATLDAAYDDAIGVTAAFNLNILRHVNLLLGADFDVAQWRHRGFFNADDSRVEMHLEAREALTVRWPGGERRFAAGERIHTENSYKYRQSAAVGLLEQAGFQSVHVWTDPDQWFAVIYARAIAR, encoded by the coding sequence ATGCCGACTTCCAGCCTTGCCGAAGCGCGCGATGCGCGCGCCAGCGGCGCCATCGTGTCCGAACTGACTGCCGGCCTGCTCGGCAAGAGCGCGGCGATTTCGCCCAAATTCCTGTACGACGCCCTCGGTTCCCGGCTGTTCGAGGCGATTTGCGAGCTGCCCGAATATTATCCGACCCGCACCGAAGCGGCGATCGTGGCGCGCCACGGCGCCGACATCGCGCGCGCCGTGGGCGTGGGCACCACCCTGATCGACCTGGGGGCGGGTAACTGCGCCAAGGCGGCGCGCCTGTTCCCGCTGCTGCATCCGGCCCAGTATGTGGCGGTCGACATTTCCTACGATTTCCTGCGCGAATCGATCGAACGCTTGCAGCAGCGCTTTCCGCATATCGAGATGACCGGGCTGGGACTGGATTTTTCGAGCCATCTCGATCTGCCTGGCGTGGTACGGCCGGGCAAGCGCCTGTTCTTTTACCCGGGTTCGTCGATCGGCAACTACACGCCGGATGAGGCGCGAGACTTTCTCCGGCGCGCGCGCGACGAGTGCGATGACGACGGCGCGCTGCTGATCGGGATCGACCTGGTCAAGGATGCCGCCACGCTCGATGCGGCCTACGACGACGCCATCGGCGTCACGGCTGCCTTCAACCTGAATATCCTGCGCCATGTGAACCTGCTGCTGGGGGCCGACTTCGACGTGGCGCAGTGGCGCCACCGCGGCTTTTTCAATGCCGACGACAGCCGGGTGGAAATGCACCTGGAAGCGCGCGAAGCGCTGACCGTGCGCTGGCCGGGCGGGGAACGCCGTTTCGCCGCGGGCGAGCGGATTCATACCGAGAATAGCTACAAGTACCGCCAGAGCGCGGCGGTGGGGCTGCTCGAACAAGCCGGCTTTCAGAGCGTGCATGTGTGGACCGATCCGGACCAGTGGTTCGCGGTCATCTACGCGCGCGCCATTGCCCGATGA